The Mustela erminea isolate mMusErm1 chromosome 18, mMusErm1.Pri, whole genome shotgun sequence genome has a window encoding:
- the LOC116577450 gene encoding olfactory receptor 1D2-like, whose product MVLMLQRVGEMDEGNQTGVSEFQLLGISDSPEQQRVLFWMFLSMYLVTVVGNVLIILAIGSDSHLHSPMYFFLANLSFTDLFFVTNTIPKMLVNLQSQSKAISYAGCLTQLYFLVSLVTLDNLILATMAYDRYVAICRPLHYVTAMSPGICILLLILCWVLSALYGLTLTLLMTRVTFCASRKIHYIFCEMYVLLRLACSNTQTIHIVLITTGIFIFLTPFGFMIMSYIRIVRAILRIPSASSKYKAFSTCASHLAVVSLFYGTLCMVYLQPLQTYSMKDSVATVMYAVVTPMMNPFIYSLRNKDMHGALGRLLSGKAFQRLT is encoded by the coding sequence ATGGTACTGATGTTGCAGAGAGTTGGGGAAATGGATGAAGGCAACCAGACAGGAGTCTCTGAATTCCAACTCCTGGGGATCTCAGACAGTCCTGAGCAGCAGCGGGTCCTGTTCTGGATGTTCCTGTCCATGTATCTGGTCACAGTGGTGGGAAATGTGCTCATCATCCTGGCGATTGGCTCTGACTCCCACCTGCACAgtcccatgtacttcttcctggccAACCTCTCCTTCACCGACCTATTCTTTGTCACAAATACAATTCCCAAGATGTTGGTTAATCTTCAGTCCCAGAGCAAAGCCATCTCCTATGCAGGGTGCCTAACACAGCTCTACTTCTTGGTCTCCCTGGTGACACTGGACAACCTCATCCTGGCCACAATGGCATATGACCGCTATGTAGCCATCTGCCGCCCCCTCCACTATGTCACAGCCATGAGCCCTGGGATCTGTATTTTGCTCCTCATCTTATGTTGGGTACTTTCTGCCCTCTATGGCCTCACCCTCACTCTCCTCATGACCAGGGTGACGTTCTGTGCATCCCGGAAGATCCACTACATTTTCTGTGAGATGTATGTTTTGCTGAGGCTGGCCTGTTCCAACACCCAGACCATTCACATAGTGTTGATTACCACAGGCATCTTTATCTTCCTTACCCCTTTTGGGTTCATGATCATGTCTTACATCCGTATTGTCAGAGCCATCCTCCGAATACCCTCAGCCTCTAGCAAGTACaaagccttctccacctgtgcTTCCCATTTGGCTGTGGTCTCCCTCTTTTATGGGACACTTTGTATGGTATATCTGCAGCCCCTCCAAACCTACTCCATGAAGGACTCAGTAGCCACAGTAATGTATGCTGTGGTGACCCCCATGATGAACCCTTTCATCTACAGCCTGAGAAACAAGGACATGCATGGGGCTCTGGGAAGACTGCTCTCGGGGAAAGCCTTCCAGAGGTTGACATGA